One region of Dokdonia sp. 4H-3-7-5 genomic DNA includes:
- the dnaA gene encoding chromosomal replication initiator protein DnaA, whose product MTLTAQSVWDNCLSFIKDNITPQAYKTWFEPIKAVKLTDNALSIQVPSKFFYEWLEEHYVKLLKVALNKVLGENAKLVYVIRMENTYGNNQPFTEKIPSANRSTMKSQDVDAPFKNKNPELKNPFVIPGIRNLQIESQLNPNYNFDNFLEGDSNRLARSAGMAVANKPGGTSFNPLLVFGGVGLGKTHLAHAIGVQIKDKYPAKTVLYISAEKFTQQYIESVKKNNRNDFIHFYQVIDVLIVDDIQLLSGKAGTQDVFFHIFNHLHQNGKQVILTSDKAPVDMQDIEQRLLSRFKWGLSAELQHPSFETRIAIIKQKLYQDGVEMPEEIVEFLANNIKTNVRELEGAIISLIAHSSFNKKEITLDLAKKIVDNYVKHTKREVSIDYIQKIVSDYFQMDVETLQSKTRKRHIVQARQLAMFFAKKLTKASLASIGSQIGQRDHATVLHACKTVDNLASTDKQFRKYVEDLGKKLSV is encoded by the coding sequence ATGACTCTAACTGCGCAATCTGTATGGGATAATTGTCTCTCTTTTATTAAGGACAATATTACACCCCAGGCATACAAGACGTGGTTTGAACCGATTAAAGCGGTCAAGCTCACAGATAACGCATTAAGCATACAAGTGCCTAGTAAGTTCTTTTATGAATGGCTAGAAGAGCACTATGTTAAACTTCTTAAAGTTGCGCTTAACAAAGTACTAGGTGAAAATGCCAAACTGGTTTATGTAATCAGAATGGAAAACACTTACGGAAATAATCAACCGTTTACTGAAAAGATTCCTAGTGCAAATCGTAGCACTATGAAATCTCAAGATGTTGATGCTCCATTTAAAAACAAGAATCCAGAGCTCAAAAATCCTTTTGTAATTCCTGGTATCAGAAATTTACAAATTGAATCACAGCTCAATCCTAACTATAACTTTGACAACTTCCTTGAAGGCGACTCTAACCGTCTTGCACGTTCTGCAGGAATGGCAGTTGCAAATAAACCTGGAGGAACATCATTTAACCCACTACTCGTTTTTGGTGGTGTAGGTTTGGGAAAAACACACCTTGCACACGCCATAGGTGTTCAAATAAAAGATAAATATCCAGCAAAGACTGTTTTATACATATCTGCTGAGAAATTTACACAACAATATATTGAGTCTGTAAAGAAGAATAACAGAAATGATTTTATACATTTCTATCAAGTTATTGATGTTCTTATTGTAGATGATATTCAATTACTAAGTGGTAAGGCAGGAACTCAGGATGTGTTCTTCCATATTTTTAACCACCTACATCAGAATGGTAAGCAAGTAATTCTTACCTCAGATAAGGCGCCAGTGGATATGCAAGACATTGAGCAACGCCTTCTTTCTCGTTTTAAATGGGGATTAAGTGCAGAGCTGCAACACCCAAGCTTTGAAACGCGTATTGCTATTATAAAGCAAAAGCTGTATCAAGATGGTGTTGAGATGCCAGAAGAGATTGTAGAATTTCTTGCAAATAATATCAAGACAAATGTAAGAGAGCTAGAAGGTGCTATTATATCACTTATTGCTCACTCTTCTTTCAATAAGAAAGAAATCACATTAGATCTAGCTAAGAAGATTGTAGATAACTACGTGAAGCACACGAAGCGCGAAGTATCTATAGATTACATACAAAAGATTGTGTCAGATTACTTCCAGATGGATGTAGAAACACTACAGTCTAAAACTCGTAAACGTCACATCGTACAAGCAAGGCAGCTCGCTATGTTCTTTGCAAAGAAACTTACGAAGGCATCACTTGCAAGTATAGGTTCTCAAATAGGACAACGCGATCACGCAACCGTATTACACGCTTGCAAAACAGTTGATAACCTTGCTAGTACAGATAAGCAGTTTAGAAAATACGTAGAAGATTTAGGAAAGAAGCTCTCTGTGTAA